Proteins found in one Primulina eburnea isolate SZY01 chromosome 16, ASM2296580v1, whole genome shotgun sequence genomic segment:
- the LOC140817034 gene encoding reticulon-like protein B2, with protein sequence MVDKIHDSDGETTAYRIFGREKHVHKVFGDGKPADVFLWRDKKVSAGVLGGVSAIWVLFDVLEYHLLTLVSHGLILALAVSFLWSNATTFINKSPQRIPEVEIPEDLVLKLASALRIEINQAGAFLRDIALGKDLKMFLCVMAGLWVLSLVGSCCDFLILLYISVVLLFTVPIFYEKYENQVDSFAKKATAELKKQYDVFDANVLSKIPRGPLKDKKRV encoded by the exons ATGGTGGACAAAATCCACGATTCCGACGGCGAGACCACGGCCTACCGTATCTTCGGCAGGGAGAAACATGTTCACAAAGTCTTTGGCGATGGCAAAC CTGCGGATGTGTTCTTATGGAGGGACAAGAAGGTCTCAGCAGGAGTGCTCGGTGGGGTGTCTGCGATATGGGTTTTGTTTGATGTCCTTGAATACCATTTGCTCACATTGGTCTCTCATGGTTTGATTCTTGCATTGGCTGTATCATTCTTGTGGTCAAATGCTACAACCTTCATCAATAA ATCTCCTCAACGCATCCCAGAAGTTGAGATTCCAGAAGATCTTGTACTAAAATTGGCATCGGCTTTGAGGATCGAGATCAATCAAGCCGGTGCATTTCTGAGGGATATTGCACTGGGAAAGGATTTGAAGATGTTTCTCTGT GTGATGGCTGGCTTGTGGGTGTTGTCGCTTGTTGGAAGTTGCTGTGATTTTTTGATTCTGCTGTATATAA GTGTTGTGCTGCTATTCACGGTGCCTATTTTTTACGAGAAGTATGAAAATCAGGTAGATTCTTTTGCCAAGAAGGCGACGGCTGAGCTCAAGAAACAGTATGATGTATTTGATGCTAATGTACTGTCTAAGATTCCGAGAGGGCCATTGAAGGATAAAAAGAGGGTTTGA